DNA from Pelobacter propionicus DSM 2379:
GGGGGTAGGTAAGCTGCACCGCAACGGAATCTCCGCCGCGCCCCACGATGGTCCCGCTCAGGGATTCATACAGATCATGGTCACGGTTCTCCGATGCGTTGATCAGGTAGACCCTCTGTCTGCGGTTGAAATACTTGCTCATATCGACTTTTTGTTCGTGGGAGTCACTCATGGCCGTAACCTCGCCTGACCGGTGATCATGGGGAAGATGACAGCATGCCGGCATCGTTGCTGTCGCCTGATAGGTGGACACGAAACAGGCTGCCGATCAATCACCTGGAAGTGGTTCGGCAACCCGGCTGTTTTCGTAAGATCCTGAGGCGTTGCGCCCCATCCTCGCGGATGGCTTGGGTGTAACGTTTTTCTGCGCTCTCCTGGCTCTGTATAGCCAGCGTAATCAAAAGGGTCGGACACTGTCAAGACGCGTTTTTCATTAAGATGCAAGTCTTTGAAATCAACGGCGCGGCAGGGGTTGTGCCGGTCCGAGCCATTCCCCGGTTGCCGGCCAGTTCTTGTCATGGCACTCAGGCTGGCCATGCCGAACGCGGTTCGGAGGTGACATTTGATATCGGATGCCCTTTTTCTCGTCCTGAAACGGCACAAGCCGCAAAACCATGAGGTTTTACGGCTTGTATTTTTGGCAAAACAAAAGGGGTAGTCGTCAGAACGGAATGTCGTCATCCTGGAAGGGGGGCGGTTCATAGCCGCCGCCACTGGTGCCCGCCGGTGCGGGGGAGTAGGAATCACCACTGCTGCGGCGCTCACCCTTGGGGGAGAGCATCTGCATCTTTTCTCCCACGATCTCGGTGGTATAGCGCTTGATACCGTCCTTCTCGTATTCCCTGGTCTGTAGGCGTCCCTCGATGTAGACGGTTTTGCCCTTGGAGAGGTACTCCCCGGCGATCTCGGCCAGACGGGCCCAGAGGGTCACCCGGTGCCATTCAGTGCGCTCCTCCCATTCCCCGTTCCTGTTCTTGAATTTTTCGGTGGTCGCCAGGTTGAAGCTGGCAACGGCCTGACCGGATGCGGTGTAGCGCACCTCCGGGTCCCTGCCCAGATTTCCGATCAGCATTACTTTGTTGAGACTGGCCATGGTTGTGCTCCTTGTGTGTAAAAGGGCGCGTGGACAGGACCTCCCTCGCCCCAAAACAGACTGTGCAATTTTTTGCAAACAATACCTCAGATGCAAGGCTTACTCAACAGCAAAAAAATTCCCCTGGCGGCACATCAACCAGCACCCTGAATGGGGCGAGGTTTTCCGTGGGCTGACCCGGAATAGGTGACCTGCGGTTGTCACGGGCCATGGCAAAGCGATACGAATCGTGGTACCACTATGGAACCTTCTCTCTGCGTGAGGCGCCCATGTTTCCCACCCTTCAGGCGGATTTACAGATCAGTGCCGGCGCCGGACCGGCCGCGCCGGGATGGTGCCACTCCAGCGGGAGAGCACTGTGACCGCGCCACGGGGAAAACGGAGGCTTCCCTTCCGCTACTGCGAGCCGGCCTTCTTTGGCGGCCTGCTGGACGACCCGCTGCTGTTTCTGCGCATCCGCCCCCTGGGGAGTGCCCTTTTGTTCGACTGCGGCCAGATCGCCCACTTGGCAAAACTGGGTAGTCAAGCCGATCCGGGCCGTCTTCATCACCCACGCCCACATGGACCACATCATGGGGGTCCCCACGCTGGTGCGCCATCACCATGCCTCGCCCCATCCCCTTGACCTGTACGGCCCTGCCGGCATCGCGGAACGTGTCGGCCACCTGTTGGCCGGTTTTGAGTGGAACCTGGCCGAGCCGACCTGGTTCACCCTGCGGGTCCACGAGGTACTTCCCGACCGTATCCTGCATTTCAGCTTCCCTGGTCCGGAAAGGTTTAGGCGCCATTTTGCTGGAGAAGAAGAGCGCCAGAGTCGGGAGATCTGGTCATGCCCCTACCTGACGGTGGCGGCGGAGATCCTGGATCACAAACTGCCGG
Protein-coding regions in this window:
- a CDS encoding single-stranded DNA-binding protein, with product MASLNKVMLIGNLGRDPEVRYTASGQAVASFNLATTEKFKNRNGEWEERTEWHRVTLWARLAEIAGEYLSKGKTVYIEGRLQTREYEKDGIKRYTTEIVGEKMQMLSPKGERRSSGDSYSPAPAGTSGGGYEPPPFQDDDIPF
- a CDS encoding MBL fold metallo-hydrolase encodes the protein MGVPTLVRHHHASPHPLDLYGPAGIAERVGHLLAGFEWNLAEPTWFTLRVHEVLPDRILHFSFPGPERFRRHFAGEEERQSREIWSCPYLTVAAEILDHKLPVLVFRVDERPHFSIDAAKLEQRGLVAGA